The following are from one region of the Thermoproteus uzoniensis 768-20 genome:
- a CDS encoding phytoene desaturase family protein yields the protein MVDVVVIGAGHNGLVASALLARSGLDVVVFDKLSWPGGMAGYHVLGGAEVGVGAYVVGVMPREVLDRLGVDLEVEVPDPVAVYELDGQYVKWWRNPGKRVEEFRQWGLGDEIAAFWEKLTALNRAARRYFFGGPPSEEALAEDPEAAELVKKTARDVMSQYLPEEFWPMFLYRHLWDEPAFLLAYFNPPEGWGRPVWRGERGIQALSKALYRTALESGAEVVLGVGVRKIVVERGAVKGVELDTGKLVEARAVLSTASPIHTLLELVEGIDEGVARRLRDAAATAGPYRLNVVLSEPVKLRRGLAPYRDSIFQLPMGEMLVDGDRLSVVGEPDIGRLESYVENLGKVKAFEVWTPADYQSTFNAAGAYVNHLPMAREFLFSCRPVCGWGYRTPIRGLYLGGAGTWPGGQITGVPGVNAAEAVLRDLSRRP from the coding sequence GTGGTAGACGTAGTAGTGATAGGCGCCGGGCACAACGGGCTGGTGGCGTCGGCTCTGCTGGCCAGGTCGGGGCTGGACGTCGTGGTCTTCGACAAGTTGAGCTGGCCTGGCGGCATGGCGGGCTACCACGTCTTGGGCGGCGCCGAGGTGGGCGTCGGGGCCTACGTCGTGGGCGTCATGCCCAGGGAGGTGCTGGACAGACTCGGCGTCGATCTGGAGGTAGAGGTCCCCGATCCCGTGGCCGTCTACGAGCTCGACGGGCAGTACGTCAAGTGGTGGCGCAATCCCGGGAAGAGAGTCGAGGAGTTCAGGCAGTGGGGGCTCGGCGACGAGATAGCGGCGTTCTGGGAGAAGCTGACGGCGCTCAACAGAGCCGCCCGGAGGTATTTCTTCGGCGGCCCTCCCTCAGAGGAGGCCCTGGCTGAGGACCCCGAGGCGGCCGAGCTGGTCAAGAAGACCGCGAGGGACGTCATGTCGCAGTATCTGCCGGAGGAGTTCTGGCCCATGTTCCTCTACAGACATCTCTGGGACGAGCCAGCCTTCCTCCTCGCCTACTTCAACCCGCCTGAGGGCTGGGGACGCCCCGTGTGGCGCGGGGAGAGGGGGATCCAGGCGCTCTCCAAGGCGTTGTACAGAACCGCGCTGGAGTCGGGCGCCGAGGTGGTGTTGGGCGTCGGCGTTAGGAAGATAGTCGTCGAGCGCGGGGCCGTCAAGGGCGTAGAGCTCGACACGGGCAAGCTCGTCGAGGCACGGGCCGTGTTGTCGACGGCCAGCCCGATCCACACCTTGCTTGAGCTGGTCGAGGGAATCGACGAGGGCGTGGCCCGCAGGTTACGGGACGCCGCGGCTACGGCAGGCCCGTATAGGCTCAACGTAGTCCTCTCGGAGCCCGTCAAGCTCAGGCGCGGGCTGGCCCCGTACCGCGACTCCATATTCCAACTGCCCATGGGCGAGATGCTGGTCGACGGCGACAGACTGTCTGTGGTGGGGGAGCCGGACATCGGCCGCCTTGAGAGCTACGTGGAGAACCTCGGCAAGGTCAAGGCCTTCGAGGTATGGACCCCGGCCGACTACCAGTCGACGTTCAATGCCGCGGGGGCCTACGTCAACCATCTGCCGATGGCGAGGGAGTTCCTCTTCTCTTGCCGGCCGGTGTGCGGCTGGGGCTACAGGACGCCGATAAGAGGCCTCTATCTCGGCGGCGCCGGCACATGGCCCGGGGGGCAGATCACAGGAGTCCCCGGCGTAAACGCTGCCGAGGCGGTGTTGAGAGATCTGTCGAGGAGGCCGTGA
- a CDS encoding Sec-independent protein translocase subunit TatA/TatB — MLLFITGQDWLIILIAVVILLIWGPSKLPALARGLGQALHEFRRASQGLATNEDEEYRKLLDVARSLGISTEGKTKEQILEEVNQKVKEMNKKITLG, encoded by the coding sequence ATGTTGCTGTTCATCACGGGGCAGGACTGGCTCATAATCTTGATAGCTGTGGTCATACTGCTGATATGGGGTCCCTCTAAACTCCCCGCCCTCGCCAGAGGCCTCGGCCAAGCGCTCCACGAGTTTAGGAGGGCATCCCAGGGCCTAGCCACTAACGAGGACGAGGAGTACAGGAAGTTGCTCGACGTCGCCAGAAGCCTCGGCATAAGCACAGAGGGCAAGACCAAGGAGCAGATACTGGAGGAGGTGAACCAGAAGGTGAAGGAGATGAACAAGAAGATCACCTTAGGCTGA
- a CDS encoding LysE family translocator — translation MSQAFAQIAAGLVLGYSLAVPPGPMNALIASWALKGFRHGVAVGAGAMTADFIFMLLTLLLYEEVLAAVSSRYVAVIYLAGSFFLLYIAYKIALSKPPDAGARGASERAVKGYLLGLSLGLANPYQLGWWLTVGLSSISSFGLYWALGLFSAIAAWITSFPAAVRAGWRLNSRGTWLAIKAFSVTTLAAFGGYFVFLSVKTLI, via the coding sequence ATGAGCCAGGCCTTTGCCCAAATAGCCGCCGGCCTCGTCCTCGGCTACAGCCTGGCGGTGCCTCCGGGACCTATGAACGCGCTCATAGCGTCGTGGGCCCTCAAGGGGTTTAGACACGGCGTGGCGGTGGGGGCCGGCGCCATGACCGCCGACTTCATCTTCATGTTGCTGACGCTCCTCCTCTACGAGGAAGTCCTCGCGGCCGTCAGCTCCAGATACGTCGCGGTTATATATCTCGCCGGTTCGTTCTTCCTCTTGTATATAGCCTACAAGATAGCGCTCTCCAAGCCGCCCGACGCCGGGGCCCGCGGGGCTTCCGAGAGGGCCGTGAAGGGGTATCTACTGGGGCTCTCGCTGGGCCTGGCAAACCCGTACCAGCTGGGCTGGTGGCTGACCGTGGGCCTCAGCTCCATCAGCTCCTTCGGCCTCTACTGGGCCTTGGGCTTATTCTCGGCGATAGCCGCTTGGATTACCTCGTTCCCGGCGGCGGTTAGAGCCGGGTGGAGGCTCAACAGCAGAGGCACTTGGCTGGCCATCAAGGCCTTCTCAGTGACGACTCTGGCCGCCTTCGGGGGCTACTTCGTATTTCTGTCGGTTAAGACATTAATTTAG
- a CDS encoding lysine--tRNA ligase, with translation MDSKVAEWRKLIQSLRGAGVEPYPHSFKITHSVKTLNELRRQALLDPWVGSTVTTAGRATDIRRHPNVVFIDLYEDGARFQIMVDPKEPLLEYIWRGDYVGASGALVKTQRGDYAVKAERLFLLAKAVQSLPEWGKVDRGSPFYMRHRAVSMVLDIQLRWRIYTRARLIQAFREAFWRRGFVEIPTPVLQPIYGGAAARPFTTHIWAIDEDWYLRISPELYLKRYIIAGFSRVFEIGPQFRNEDIDALHNPEFWSLEAYQAYADYNDMMRLMEETTYEALQAALGTAVVKYGESTINFSPPWRRITLYDALREFGGVDPDKLTDDEIKDRLRALQVPLKAYNRGIALVKLFEKLVEKKLVQPTFVYDYPEESTPLCKPHREKPGLVERFEAFAGGHELANAYTELNDPVKQYEFFKREEELFPKDEAHPLDYDFVEDLSFGMPPTGGIGIGIDRLAMIATGAESIKDVIPFPIVARRELGQ, from the coding sequence ATGGACTCCAAGGTCGCCGAGTGGCGTAAATTGATCCAGAGCCTTAGGGGCGCCGGCGTCGAGCCGTATCCCCACAGCTTCAAGATAACGCACAGCGTCAAGACCTTAAACGAGCTGAGGAGGCAGGCGCTTCTGGATCCTTGGGTGGGATCCACGGTGACCACCGCCGGCAGGGCCACGGACATAAGGCGCCATCCCAACGTGGTCTTTATAGACCTCTACGAGGACGGGGCGAGGTTCCAGATAATGGTGGACCCCAAGGAGCCTCTCCTGGAGTATATATGGAGGGGGGACTACGTCGGGGCGTCCGGCGCGTTGGTGAAGACGCAGAGGGGGGACTACGCCGTGAAGGCCGAGAGGCTGTTTCTTCTGGCTAAGGCCGTCCAGTCCCTTCCGGAGTGGGGCAAGGTGGATAGGGGATCCCCCTTCTACATGCGCCACCGCGCCGTCTCCATGGTTTTGGACATACAGCTGAGGTGGAGGATCTACACGAGGGCCCGTCTAATACAGGCGTTCCGCGAGGCCTTCTGGCGCCGCGGCTTCGTCGAGATACCCACGCCGGTGCTCCAGCCGATATACGGCGGGGCCGCCGCCAGGCCCTTCACGACGCATATATGGGCCATAGACGAGGACTGGTACCTCAGGATATCGCCGGAGCTCTACCTCAAGCGCTATATAATCGCGGGCTTTTCGCGGGTCTTCGAGATAGGCCCCCAGTTCCGCAACGAGGACATAGACGCCTTGCACAACCCCGAGTTCTGGTCCCTAGAGGCCTACCAGGCATACGCGGACTACAACGACATGATGAGGCTCATGGAGGAGACTACCTACGAGGCGCTCCAAGCCGCCTTGGGGACCGCCGTGGTTAAGTACGGCGAGTCGACCATAAACTTCTCCCCTCCGTGGAGGAGAATAACGCTGTACGACGCGTTGAGGGAGTTCGGCGGCGTCGACCCGGACAAGCTCACCGACGACGAGATAAAGGACAGGCTGAGGGCGCTGCAAGTGCCTCTGAAGGCGTACAACAGAGGGATAGCCCTCGTCAAGCTCTTCGAGAAGCTGGTCGAGAAGAAGCTCGTCCAGCCCACCTTCGTCTACGACTACCCTGAGGAGTCGACGCCTCTATGCAAGCCGCATAGGGAGAAGCCGGGCCTCGTCGAGAGGTTCGAGGCCTTCGCGGGCGGGCACGAGCTGGCCAACGCCTACACGGAGCTCAACGACCCCGTAAAGCAGTACGAGTTCTTCAAGAGAGAGGAGGAGCTGTTCCCCAAAGACGAGGCGCATCCTCTGGACTACGACTTCGTGGAGGACCTATCCTTCGGCATGCCTCCGACCGGCGGCATAGGGATAGGCATAGACCGCCTGGCCATGATAGCGACAGGCGCCGAGTCTATAAAGGACGTGATACCGTTCCCGATCGTCGCCAGGAGGGAGCTCGGCCAGTGA
- a CDS encoding endo-1,4-beta-glucanase, translated as MARWVWAAVVAIIIVAVFAIVAMTGQRQSVSNGTMGSRVQTPTSASQPQRVEVLLIPNGTTLVRAISRSPAEMMAAYYIGNGSVMITPYPWNMKSWRGEVETVYNGSALIAKINASYSEKYNPYAPVLGYPSARYGCDPLFGACTATEPPLKLPLPATNADAVIEIDYSIQPGNCDVTDFSYDIWFTKGPGLGPGDLELMLWMYYTTPLSQSAPSPYWSSAGSYTASAYVNGNRVDMPIKAFLHIDRSSWSVLILAFERPIKSGSVALSIGDLVRIAERALNGTGINIDRLNLVSIDVGIEFDGPPNKLLSCSYEIYRWALASS; from the coding sequence ATGGCTAGGTGGGTCTGGGCGGCTGTTGTTGCTATAATAATTGTCGCGGTTTTCGCTATCGTGGCCATGACCGGCCAAAGACAGTCTGTATCGAACGGCACGATGGGCTCACGCGTCCAGACGCCCACGTCGGCCAGCCAGCCGCAACGCGTAGAGGTCCTCTTGATACCGAACGGCACGACGCTCGTCAGAGCAATCTCCCGGTCGCCCGCCGAGATGATGGCCGCGTACTACATAGGCAACGGCTCGGTGATGATAACTCCATACCCGTGGAACATGAAGTCGTGGAGAGGCGAAGTGGAGACCGTCTACAACGGCTCAGCGCTTATAGCTAAGATCAACGCCTCGTATTCCGAGAAGTACAACCCCTATGCCCCAGTCCTGGGCTATCCGAGCGCCCGCTACGGTTGCGACCCGCTCTTCGGGGCCTGTACGGCCACCGAGCCGCCGCTCAAGCTACCGCTCCCCGCGACCAACGCGGACGCGGTGATCGAGATAGACTATTCGATCCAGCCGGGCAACTGCGACGTGACCGACTTCTCGTACGACATTTGGTTCACCAAGGGGCCGGGCCTAGGCCCCGGCGACCTCGAGCTGATGCTGTGGATGTACTACACGACTCCGCTGTCCCAGAGCGCCCCAAGCCCCTATTGGTCCTCCGCCGGGTCCTACACTGCCAGCGCGTATGTCAACGGGAACCGCGTGGATATGCCCATAAAGGCGTTCCTGCACATAGACCGGTCGTCCTGGTCCGTCCTCATACTGGCGTTCGAAAGGCCGATCAAGAGCGGCTCCGTAGCTCTGTCGATCGGCGACCTTGTGAGGATCGCCGAAAGGGCCCTCAACGGCACCGGAATAAACATAGATAGACTGAACCTCGTATCGATAGATGTAGGTATCGAGTTCGACGGCCCTCCGAATAAGTTGTTGTCGTGCTCCTACGAAATATATAGATGGGCTCTTGCATCGAGTTAA
- the mobA gene encoding molybdenum cofactor guanylyltransferase: MTKLVIFAGGQSRRFQRPGEPWVDKCTYPVGGRPMIEAVAEAARGFVDEIYVAPGRNKVSGYPTVEDSPGLSGPIAAVVSAAFRFDDTLLFAPCDVPYISPRAFGELLKAAGTAVYVAPNGLVESHIFKAEAGELRRMADMLSRRGGRLDDVFRLSRTATYLSAVRHGISRRELHNVNFREDLEPPAEWVGDVFDDDLRLEWDPPLAGYLATGSAEFLWRELRAYLEAGLYSMAAHVLEDLAEANRRLAPAARALKELVGIRKSA; this comes from the coding sequence GTGACCAAGCTCGTAATATTTGCGGGGGGCCAATCGCGTAGGTTCCAGCGGCCGGGGGAGCCTTGGGTGGACAAATGCACCTACCCCGTCGGCGGCAGGCCCATGATAGAGGCTGTTGCGGAGGCCGCCCGCGGGTTTGTCGACGAGATATACGTGGCCCCCGGCAGAAACAAGGTGTCCGGGTACCCGACGGTGGAGGACAGCCCGGGCCTTTCAGGGCCTATCGCCGCGGTGGTCTCGGCGGCGTTTAGGTTCGACGACACGCTCTTGTTCGCGCCGTGCGATGTGCCGTATATATCCCCCAGAGCCTTCGGCGAGTTGTTGAAGGCGGCGGGCACCGCCGTCTACGTGGCGCCGAACGGCTTAGTGGAGTCCCACATATTCAAGGCCGAAGCGGGCGAGCTGAGGCGTATGGCCGATATGTTGTCCAGGAGGGGCGGGAGGCTTGACGACGTGTTCAGGCTGTCCCGAACTGCGACGTACCTAAGCGCCGTGAGGCACGGAATCTCGCGGAGGGAGCTCCACAACGTCAACTTCAGAGAGGATCTGGAGCCGCCCGCCGAATGGGTCGGCGACGTCTTCGACGACGATCTAAGGCTTGAGTGGGACCCCCCGCTCGCCGGCTATCTGGCCACGGGCTCCGCCGAATTTCTATGGAGGGAGTTGCGGGCCTATCTGGAGGCCGGCCTATACTCCATGGCGGCCCACGTCCTGGAAGATCTGGCGGAGGCGAACAGACGGCTGGCGCCGGCGGCCAGGGCCTTGAAGGAGCTCGTGGGTATCCGAAAATCAGCCTAA
- a CDS encoding DUF763 domain-containing protein, with protein sequence MRLSGYADLPLHTGHVPPWLLSRMKKLSTLLLKIMYDLWGEEGILVRLASPVFFQAVNDLIGMDWDSSGSTTVTTAVLKYAMEKADLPIRIAGGKGAAALRTPDELRSIADRWGLDWARLAEASRLAAKVDNALVQDGYSIYHHAFVVTERGRWAVIQQGMNPAARMARRYHWLETGRFFDDPHSGIVGVRERAVLNLASSKSAGNRSAILDVVSSGPEKVARDLMLLTGQTTLVGLAYYHPYVDIKRLRSEIGDPRRLAQSLPRDVSSFKELLLHRGVGPKTLRALALVAELIYRSPADWTDPANVDPFKFSFAVGGKDGVPYPVDRKTYDELISLLEAMVDAARRSGDRGIYGYLSSLASKAAGWSPPQSFKRPTP encoded by the coding sequence GTGAGGCTCAGCGGCTACGCCGATCTGCCGCTCCACACAGGCCACGTCCCGCCGTGGCTACTGTCCAGGATGAAGAAGCTCTCTACGCTTCTCTTGAAGATAATGTACGACCTCTGGGGCGAGGAGGGGATACTGGTCAGGCTGGCCAGCCCCGTGTTCTTCCAGGCGGTGAACGACCTCATAGGGATGGACTGGGACTCGAGCGGCAGCACGACGGTGACGACGGCGGTGCTCAAATACGCCATGGAGAAGGCCGATCTGCCCATAAGGATAGCAGGCGGAAAGGGCGCGGCCGCGTTGAGGACGCCCGACGAGCTGAGGTCCATAGCAGACCGCTGGGGCCTCGACTGGGCGAGGCTGGCCGAGGCGTCGCGGCTGGCGGCCAAGGTGGACAACGCGCTCGTGCAGGACGGCTACTCCATATACCACCACGCCTTCGTGGTCACGGAGAGGGGGAGGTGGGCCGTGATACAGCAAGGCATGAACCCCGCCGCCAGGATGGCGAGGAGGTACCACTGGCTCGAGACCGGCCGCTTCTTCGACGACCCCCACAGCGGGATCGTGGGCGTGAGGGAACGCGCCGTGTTGAACCTAGCCTCGTCGAAGAGCGCGGGGAACAGATCGGCCATACTAGACGTCGTCTCGTCGGGCCCCGAGAAGGTGGCCAGAGACTTGATGTTGCTGACAGGCCAGACCACGTTGGTGGGCCTCGCGTACTACCACCCCTACGTCGACATCAAGAGGCTTAGGTCGGAGATAGGCGATCCCCGCAGGCTAGCCCAGTCTCTGCCCAGGGACGTGTCCAGCTTCAAGGAGCTCCTGCTACATAGGGGGGTAGGCCCCAAGACCCTCAGAGCCCTCGCCCTCGTGGCCGAGCTGATATACAGAAGCCCCGCGGACTGGACCGACCCCGCCAACGTGGATCCGTTTAAGTTCTCCTTCGCCGTAGGCGGCAAGGATGGCGTCCCCTACCCCGTGGACAGGAAGACCTACGACGAGCTTATATCGCTTCTGGAGGCCATGGTCGACGCCGCCAGGAGGAGCGGCGACAGGGGGATATACGGCTACCTCTCCTCGTTGGCCTCGAAGGCGGCTGGGTGGAGCCCTCCGCAGAGCTTCAAGAGGCCGACGCCGTAG
- a CDS encoding metallophosphoesterase, which produces MLVGVVSDSHDNVDAIRRAARLFKDRGVELVIHAGDWVAPFSAKALREALGDGVRVVGVWGNNEGELLYFQKVASQFGVEILGYAGVVEADGRRIGVYHGTSDLLTEAMIRSGMFDVVVYGHTHRVDVRRVGRTLVVNPGELCGYLTGRRTAAVLDTAGLEAEVVDV; this is translated from the coding sequence ATGTTGGTCGGAGTGGTCTCGGACAGCCACGACAACGTGGACGCTATAAGGCGCGCCGCCCGCCTCTTTAAGGATAGGGGGGTCGAGCTGGTGATTCACGCGGGGGATTGGGTCGCGCCCTTCAGCGCCAAGGCCTTGAGGGAGGCGTTGGGCGACGGCGTGAGGGTCGTGGGCGTTTGGGGCAACAACGAGGGGGAGCTCCTCTATTTCCAGAAAGTCGCCTCTCAGTTCGGCGTGGAGATTTTGGGCTACGCCGGCGTGGTGGAGGCCGACGGGAGGAGGATCGGCGTGTATCACGGCACGTCGGATCTGCTTACGGAGGCAATGATAAGGTCGGGCATGTTCGACGTAGTCGTCTACGGCCACACCCATAGGGTCGACGTGAGGCGCGTCGGGCGGACTCTCGTGGTGAACCCGGGCGAGCTCTGCGGCTATCTGACCGGCAGGAGGACCGCCGCCGTTCTGGATACGGCCGGGCTGGAGGCCGAGGTAGTCGACGTATGA
- a CDS encoding glycosyltransferase, producing the protein MTSSDIFIIYFIYSILLFFDLILIIQFIIYFRKVARGAPRRSPPKSASADPPPISFIVPVKNEPLEVIAAMLTRFSDVDYPRDLFEVLIVSDDEPDYFAKIKTLVDALARELGIDARAVRRTGGGKFRGSAFNWAAEVAKYDVLAFLDVDSKLPRDIARRIAGAVDERTLLFLGWDGYISLFTKLGKLLKFVYKYFLLYGAYLGRALSGDVLLALGSGIALRRDLLRRAGGFCDCVADDYDISLKVLLAGGRIVYDGGAPIMVEVPSTYFAFRKQFARWVFNSSYILRRYLVKVLRSDLPLRSKLSILLNVAQHPLLVTTAVFLPVVGLAAAYTGYIIPPLPVAILEAALAVATAVLLRYVVALARREGYSLAESLAIAAQNGIISLMINITAFVYMLMGFFRSSITWRVTPKGSSQLAFRENFAPELIYTAAVAAVFVWALLAHMWIFALSALSLLAVLLYGFYLITG; encoded by the coding sequence ATGACCTCCTCCGATATTTTTATCATATATTTTATTTATTCTATTTTATTGTTTTTCGATTTAATATTAATTATACAATTTATTATATATTTCAGAAAAGTAGCGAGGGGGGCGCCGCGCCGGTCTCCGCCCAAATCGGCGTCCGCCGATCCGCCGCCGATATCTTTCATAGTGCCCGTAAAGAACGAGCCGCTGGAGGTAATAGCCGCCATGCTGACCCGATTCTCCGACGTGGACTACCCCCGCGATCTGTTTGAGGTGCTCATCGTGTCCGACGACGAGCCGGACTACTTCGCGAAGATCAAGACGTTGGTAGACGCGTTGGCGAGGGAGCTCGGGATCGACGCGCGCGCCGTCAGGAGGACCGGCGGCGGGAAGTTCAGAGGGTCTGCGTTTAACTGGGCCGCCGAGGTGGCCAAGTACGACGTACTGGCGTTTCTCGACGTAGACAGCAAGCTCCCCAGGGATATAGCCAGGAGGATAGCCGGGGCTGTTGACGAGAGGACTCTGCTGTTTCTGGGCTGGGACGGCTACATCTCGCTCTTCACCAAGCTCGGGAAGCTTCTGAAATTCGTCTATAAGTACTTCCTGCTCTACGGCGCCTACCTCGGCCGCGCCTTGTCTGGCGACGTGTTGCTCGCGTTGGGGTCGGGCATAGCCTTGAGGAGGGACCTACTCCGTAGGGCAGGCGGGTTCTGCGACTGCGTGGCGGACGACTACGATATCTCGTTGAAGGTCCTGCTGGCGGGCGGCCGCATAGTCTACGACGGCGGCGCCCCCATCATGGTGGAGGTACCGTCGACGTACTTCGCGTTTAGGAAACAGTTCGCGAGGTGGGTCTTCAACTCCTCGTACATACTGCGCAGGTATCTGGTCAAGGTCCTCAGATCCGACCTCCCGCTCAGAAGCAAGCTCAGCATCTTGCTCAACGTGGCGCAGCACCCGCTTCTGGTGACCACGGCCGTGTTCCTGCCCGTGGTGGGCCTCGCCGCGGCCTACACAGGCTATATCATACCGCCGCTTCCCGTGGCGATTCTGGAGGCGGCCCTCGCAGTAGCCACCGCGGTGCTCCTCAGATACGTCGTGGCCCTCGCGAGGAGGGAGGGCTACAGCCTCGCCGAGTCGCTCGCCATAGCGGCGCAGAACGGGATCATCTCCCTCATGATAAACATAACGGCGTTTGTGTACATGCTGATGGGCTTCTTCCGGAGCTCGATAACGTGGAGGGTGACGCCCAAGGGCTCGAGCCAGCTGGCGTTTAGGGAGAACTTCGCGCCCGAGCTGATCTACACAGCCGCAGTGGCCGCCGTATTTGTCTGGGCCCTCCTGGCACATATGTGGATATTTGCGCTGAGTGCGTTGTCGCTCCTGGCCGTCCTCCTGTACGGGTTCTACCTAATTACGGGCTAG
- a CDS encoding phosphomannomutase/phosphoglucomutase: MSVFKAYDIRGVYGKDLTPDVVRRIGYAVGKFFGGGKILIGMDVRTHSPDVLRHLVAGLLPVADVELLGNVTTPMTHFASRLLYEPAVMITASHNPPEYNGLKVMHKGGIDLTSEELQRLKEMLEEPPEGQRGLVYVQDVKERYFQYLENTFGEFDISIGFDPANAAGVILRPLLKRLFKRVSVINGRPDGRFPSHPPDPEKPENLRQLAELVKAEGLDAGVALDGDGDRVGLVTAKGDVFRAEKIAYMLISHYAKPGDVVVLDATMPLYLERVAEERGVKIVRERVGHSFQKPAAIRNNAAFWAEYSGHVGFREHYYFDDGIYTALKVLDVARGIGKTLDDLLAEAPKIYEERIDIRVDDQRKVMEKVRSSARSIGGAEIYEIDGVDIRFRDGGRLLIRPSNTEPLIRVKIEAGSPAQLGNLRERLGSLGLA; the protein is encoded by the coding sequence GTGTCGGTCTTCAAGGCCTACGACATACGCGGCGTCTACGGGAAAGACTTAACGCCCGATGTGGTTAGGCGCATCGGGTACGCCGTTGGCAAGTTCTTCGGCGGCGGGAAGATCCTAATAGGCATGGACGTCCGCACGCACTCCCCCGACGTGTTGAGGCACCTCGTGGCGGGTCTTTTGCCCGTCGCCGACGTCGAGCTGTTGGGCAACGTCACGACGCCGATGACGCACTTCGCGTCGCGACTGCTCTACGAGCCGGCGGTCATGATAACGGCCTCCCACAACCCTCCCGAGTACAACGGCCTCAAGGTCATGCACAAGGGCGGCATCGACCTAACCTCTGAGGAGCTCCAGAGGCTCAAGGAAATGTTGGAGGAGCCGCCCGAGGGGCAGAGAGGGCTCGTCTACGTACAAGACGTCAAGGAGAGGTATTTCCAGTACCTCGAGAACACCTTCGGCGAGTTCGATATATCTATAGGCTTCGACCCCGCAAACGCCGCAGGCGTGATCCTCCGGCCTCTGCTGAAGCGCCTCTTCAAGAGAGTCTCCGTAATCAACGGGAGGCCCGACGGCAGGTTCCCCTCCCACCCGCCGGACCCCGAGAAGCCTGAGAATCTGCGCCAGCTGGCCGAGCTCGTCAAGGCGGAGGGCCTCGACGCCGGCGTCGCCCTCGACGGCGACGGAGACCGCGTCGGCTTGGTGACGGCTAAAGGCGACGTGTTTAGGGCCGAGAAGATAGCCTATATGCTGATAAGCCACTACGCCAAGCCCGGCGACGTGGTGGTCCTCGACGCCACAATGCCCCTATATCTGGAGAGGGTCGCCGAGGAGAGGGGGGTCAAGATAGTGCGCGAGAGGGTGGGCCACAGCTTCCAGAAGCCTGCCGCCATCAGGAACAACGCGGCCTTCTGGGCCGAGTACAGTGGCCACGTAGGCTTTAGGGAGCACTACTACTTCGACGACGGGATATACACGGCGCTTAAAGTCCTCGACGTGGCCAGAGGCATAGGCAAGACGCTCGACGACCTCCTCGCCGAGGCCCCCAAGATCTACGAGGAGCGGATAGACATAAGGGTCGACGACCAGAGGAAGGTGATGGAGAAGGTCAGGAGCTCCGCCAGATCCATAGGCGGGGCCGAGATATATGAAATAGACGGCGTGGATATCAGGTTCAGAGACGGCGGAAGGCTGTTGATTAGGCCGAGCAACACAGAGCCTCTGATCAGAGTGAAGATCGAGGCCGGAAGCCCCGCCCAGCTCGGCAACTTAAGGGAGAGGCTGGGATCGCTCGGGCTCGCCTGA